A segment of the Microtus ochrogaster isolate Prairie Vole_2 unplaced genomic scaffold, MicOch1.0 UNK5437, whole genome shotgun sequence genome:
TGTTTGACTGAATGTTACTCTCCCGTTGGAATCAAAACATACCAAAGTTATTTTGAACACTATGTATCGTACATGTTTTAACCAACATCCATCATACTGCTGACGACTTTCCCTAAAAATGATGTGACGGTTGGTAAAGGTGACTGTTATAGGGAAACTAAACCTAACATCTGACCACTTCCAGGAGTATTTACCATCTCTGCGAATCATTGTACCGCATCTCATGCAGCAGTCTTCGAGTTCTTCACTGATGATTCGTGGCCCTATTTCCATGTGTTCTTGTTCTTGAAGCAAAGCCAGCCATTGCCGTTTATAAATGGGTGCCAGCCATTCTAAAGGTATTAGACGATCTCGTTCCAGAGTAGCTGTGTCACCTACATCACAGATGATATGTTGGAacctcagttttttaaaaacccGTTGATATATTAGTCCTTCTTCACTTTCAAGAAAACTGATGCTATCAACGCGTTCCATGTGCTTGGAAAGCCACCTGTTGGCATTAACTAAGATCTCCTTCACCGGACCTTTCCAGGACGGATTAAGACAAAGAAATAGCCACTCTTTCAGGGTGGTGTAGATGTCCATTTCCTTTTGCAGAACTAGTAAATCAGCTGAACAAATAAGACGATACATGAGCTTTGTATCAATTTCCCTATAAAGTTCAACACTTGGGTGGGTCATCAAGTGGCAGAGAAGCCAGTCAAAGCAGCGTGTCTTTACAGATTTCAGTCCAtatgtttctgctgctgtgtagTATGAGCACACGGTTTCCCTAGTGATGTTGCTGTTCATGATCTCTTTACATTG
Coding sequences within it:
- the LOC101993525 gene encoding germ cell-less protein-like 2; amino-acid sequence: MNSNITRETVCSYYTAAETYGLKSVKTRCFDWLLCHLMTHPSVELYREIDTKLMYRLICSADLLVLQKEMDIYTTLKEWLFLCLNPSWKGPVKEILVNANRWLSKHMERVDSISFLESEEGLIYQRVFKKLRFQHIICDVGDTATLERDRLIPLEWLAPIYKRQWLALLQEQEHMEIGPRIISEELEDCCMRCGTMIRRDGKYSWKWSDVRFSFPITVTFTNRHIIFRESRQQYDGCWLKHVRYIVFKITLVCFDSNGRVTFSQTTGHKIVTFEHNEEQIVMKLDGVVLSFPLCIFFNFLF